The window TACGCCGGGGAAAAAGAGATTGCGATCACCTTTCACTCCCCCGGCGACAATGTCAGTTTATTCTGCGACTATCCGCTGATCCGGCAGGGTATTTTGGACCAGTTCAAGCGGATTCTCGAAAAGGCGGACATGCTGAACGCGCGGCACATGACCTTTCACACCGGCGATTATCCGCGCTATCGCAAGGCGGGCGAAAAATCCGACGACTCCCATATCGTCTATTACGAGTCGGTGTTATATGAAAATCTTCGGGTGCTGACCGAACACAGCGGCGACGTTTTGGTCTGCGTGGAAAACAGCGGTCTGAACGCGGTCTCGCGCAGCGCCGTCCGCAAGCTGATCAACGACACCGGAAAACTCTATTTAACGCTGGATACGGGGAAAATGTACAAAAACGGCACACTGATCCAAGATGATTATCTGTTTTTCGAAAAACATCAGCTGTATTTGCGTGAAATGCACATCCATGACATCAATAAAAACGGCTCACATGAGGCAGTCGGCAGCGGCACTGTCGATTTTACGCTGTTCAAGCCGTTTGTGACCGAAAATGTCTGGGTCAACTTCGAAATCCGCCCGGTCGAAGCCGCGAAACGCTCCAAGGACAAGCTGTTTGAGTTGTGGGGGATGTAAACCCATCCACCGTTCT of the Oscillospiraceae bacterium genome contains:
- a CDS encoding TIM barrel protein, whose product is MQTGYHAVYAKNYFDGIDAAKANGFGFVQFDLGVPEFFLDDLTADDLARIREYAGEKEIAITFHSPGDNVSLFCDYPLIRQGILDQFKRILEKADMLNARHMTFHTGDYPRYRKAGEKSDDSHIVYYESVLYENLRVLTEHSGDVLVCVENSGLNAVSRSAVRKLINDTGKLYLTLDTGKMYKNGTLIQDDYLFFEKHQLYLREMHIHDINKNGSHEAVGSGTVDFTLFKPFVTENVWVNFEIRPVEAAKRSKDKLFELWGM